A single genomic interval of Daucus carota subsp. sativus chromosome 1, DH1 v3.0, whole genome shotgun sequence harbors:
- the LOC108198544 gene encoding histidine kinase 5 — MDTKLEENDHIEEMNMEVLSSAWPEIINGEGMQFNSNKPDADEDMFEGVKLNVEPAAVDFNHLLELTSNSEKGSSQLANLIKSWEYKQANAVRLLREELDSLSKQQKKAEFEKLGMIKEHRSEEYNYGSDERPSSILDKVHDIQKEVSQRRKNVVIHDQRPELEPEYDTVNFWRQQAIHLETLLEASMQREKIALEKLQESIQNLERQSSPVEELSQVLRRADNYFHFVLQNAPVIIGHQDNKLRYRFCYNYFPGLREEDIIGKTDTEIFTGGGVKEFQEFKQEVLERELAAKKEITFETELFGSKTFLMYVEPVFSKAGETIGVNYIGMDITDQVRKWEKMAQLKEEIAVQKAKETEFNKTMHITEKIVQEQFLTTISHEMRSPLTDLVSMAKNLSTTKLDKEQQQLLGAILSSGDLVQQLISAIPELPKAQSGVMSLEASSSRPREVEGLQIDEASLQKMLKLEECVIGDVPVGVAVGGAALVRGGGVVTVEVVSAEETKP; from the exons ATGGATACCAAGTTGGAGGAGAATGATCACATTGAAGAAATGAATATGGAAGTCCTATCTTCAGCGTGGCCTGAAATTATTAATGGTGAAGGGATGCAGTTTAACTCGAACAAGCCAGATGCAGATGAAGATATGTTTGAGGGGGTTAAGCTTAATGTGGAGCCTGCTGCAGTTGATTTTAATCATCTTCTTGAGCTTACTAGTAATAGTGAGAAGGGCTCCTCACAACTGGCCAACCTTATCAAAAGCTGGGAGTATAAACAGGCTAATGCTGTACGGCTTCTGAGAGAGGAGCTTGATTCCCTTAGTAAGCAGCAGAAGAAAGCAGAGTTCGAGAAATTAGGAATGATAAAAGAACATCGATCAGAAGAGTATAATTATGGCAGCGATGAGCGTCCATCCTCTATATTAGATAAGGTACATGATATTCAGAAAGAAGTTTCTCAGAGGAGAAAGAATGTTGTAATCCATGATCAAAGACCTGAATTAGAGCCTGAGTATGACACAGTCAATTTTTGGAGGCAGCAAGCTATTCATCTTGAAACATTATTAGAGGCAAGCATGCAAAGAGAGAAGATAGCACTGGAAAAGTTGCAGGAGAGCATCCAAAATTTAGAGAGGCAGTCATCACCGGTGGAAGAATTATCTCAAGTCCTGAGAAGAGCagataattattttcattttgttctGCAAAATGCACCTGTGATCATTGGACATCAA GATAATAAGTTGCGGTACCGTTTCTGCTACAACTATTTTCCAGGTTTAAGAGAAGAG GATATTATAGGAAAAACTGATACTGAGATTTTCACTGGCGGTGGTGTCAAAGAGTTCCAAGAATTTAAACAAGAAGTACTGGAGCGAGAGCTAGCTGCGAAAAAGGAAATCACATTTGAGACAGAACTCTTTGGGTCAAAGACATTTTTGATGTATGTAGAACCTGTATTCAGCAAGGCTGGTGAAACTATTGGTGTGAACTATATTGGAATGGATATAACTGATCAG GTTAGAAAATGGGAGAAGATGGCACAACTTAAAGAGGAGATAGCCGTACAAAAGGCCAAGGAGACAGAATTTAACAAAACAATGCATATAACAG AGAAAATTGTGCAAGAACAATTTCTCACAACTATATCTCATGAGATGAGATCTCCACTAACAGATCTCGTTAGTATGGCTAAGAACCTTTCAACAACAAAACTTGACAAGGAGCAACAACAACTATTAGGAGCCATTTTATCTTCTGGAGATTTGGTCCAACAATTAATTAGTGCAATCCCTGAGCTTCCCAAGGCTCAATCAG GAGTTATGAGCTTGGAAGCTTCCAGTTCCAGGCCACGAGAGGTAGAAGGACTCCAGATTGATGAAGCATCATTACAGAAGATGTTAAAACTAGAAGAATGTGTAATTGGCGATGTTCCTGTAGGG GTGGCGGTTGGTGGTGCTGCTCTTGTTAGAGGCGGTGGGGTAGTTACTGTGGAAGTGGTTTCAGCCGAGGAAACAAAACCATAG
- the LOC108207383 gene encoding histidine kinase 5, with translation MVDMDCEMENEHSEEMDMEVLSSMWPEDINEEGKMFNLEKPGADHDMLEGVKSKEEPAAVDFNRLVDLTTYSEKGSSQLSNLVKSWEYKQANAVRLLREELDSLSKQQKKVELKKLEMIEEHRFEEHKYGGNKRPVSVLDEVYDIWQEVPRRKNDVVVHDQRPEIEAEYDTIIFWKQRAIHLEKLLEASMQREQIALEKLQESIQSLERQSSPVEELSQVLRRADNYLHFVLQNAPVVIGHQDNELRYRFIYNHFPSLGEEEIIGKTDVEIFAGGGVKESQDFKREVLERGVAAKREITFETELFGSKTFLIYVEPVFSKAGETIGVNYMGMDVTDQVRKRERVAQLREEIAVQKAKETELNKSIHITEETMRAKQMLATMSHEIRSPLAGVVSMAEILSTSKLDKEQRQLLSVMLSSGDLVLQLINDILDLSKVESGVMRLEATKFRPREVVKHVLQTAAASLQKILTLEGHITDDVPVEVIGDVLRIRQILTNLISNAIKFTHEGKVGIKLYVVTDPCACKQGDSPNIKYKEEQSAPVKGSHDHNIQSTSKCRCDQKDFDGQKQGEVPCQCRAHNDETRTSLENGTSTNGDREEYLPHETTVWIRCDVHDTGIGIPEKALPTLFNKYMQAGADTARKYGGTGLGLAICKQLVELMGGQLTVSSKEHQGSIFTFILPYKVSTMYDCSDDPDELQDMMGHDAANDMNDDDANSGFFKFQPRTLGPIFSASGPGRSQTLRPNGFGLGAIHTRTAYPQDSSSFPSGNNTPKEICLIEDACSEVDVTETSPEPESSLMYSPECNNKNSIVNEQIKHDDENSQLKISSINTCSSSQRRKGDLDMTKISDPREMCQMQTKSERSSECTSNDSRDIPKTTSKPKILLVEDSKINVMVARSMMKQLGHEIVVVNNGVEAVRAIHSSHFDIVFMDLYMPLMDGLEATRLIRSFEETGNWEAAIKAGVEFDVSHSNSITNGQQSLSSRKRIPIIAMTANALSESADECYANGMDSFVSKPVTLNNLRQCFQEYLPPSL, from the exons ATGGTGGATATGGATTGCGAAATGGAGAATGAACACAGTGAAGAAATGGACATGGAAGTCCTATCTTCCATGTGGCCGGAAGATATTAATGAAGAAGGGAAAATGTTTAATTTAGAGAAGCCAGGAGCAGATCATGATATGTTGGAGGGGGTTAAGTCCAAGGAGGAGCCTGCTGCAGTTGATTTTAATCGTCTTGTTGATCTCACAACCTATAGTGAAAAGGGTTCATCACAGTTGTCCAATCTTGTAAAAAGCTGGGAGTATAAACAGGCTAATGCCGTCCGGCTTCTGAGAGAAGAGCTTGATAGCCTTAGTAAGCAGCAGAAGAAAGTTGAgcttaaaaaattagaaatgatAGAAGAGCACCGATTTGAAGAACATAAATATGGTGGCAATAAGCGTCCTGTGTCTGTATTGGATGAGGTCTATGATATCTGGCAAGAAGTTCCTCGGAGAAAAAATGATGTTGTAGTTCATGATCAAAGACCAGAAATAGAGGCAGAGTATGACACTATCATATTTTGGAAGCAGCGAGCTATTCATCTGGAGAAATTGTTGGAGGCAAGCATGCAGAGAGAGCAAATAGCGCTGGAGAAGTTGCAGGAGAGCATACAAAGTCTAGAAAGGCAGTCATCCCCAGTGGAAGAGTTGTCCCAAGTCTTGAGAAGAGCAGATAATTATTTGCATTTTGTTCTTCAAAATGCACCTGTAGTCATTGGTCATCAG GATAATGAGTTGCGCTACCGCTTTATCTATAATCATTTTCCAAGTTTAGGAGAAGAG GAAATTATAGGAAAAACCGATGTTGAAATTTTTGCTGGAGGTGGAGTCAAAGAGTCTCAAGACTTTAAACGAGAAGTATTGGAGCGTGGAGTAGCTGCAAAAAGAGAAATCACATTCGAGACAGAACTGTTTGGGTCAAagacatttttaatatatgtagaaCCTGTGTTCAGCAAAGCTGGAGAGACTATTGGTGTAAATTATATGGGAATGGATGTTACGGATCAG GTTAGAAAAAGAGAGAGGGTGGCACAACTTCGAGAGGAGATAGCAGTACAAAAGGCCAAGGAGACTGAACTTAACAAATCAATCCATATTACAG AGGAAACTATGCGAGCAAAACAAATGCTTGCAACTATGTCACATGAGATAAGATCTCCACTAGCAGGTGTGGTAAGTATGGCTGAGATCCTTTCAACATCAAAACTTGACAAGGAGCAACGACAACTTTTGAGTGTCATGTTATCTTCTGGAGATTTGGTCCTACAATTGATTAATGACATCCTTGACCTTTCCAAGGTTGAATCAG GAGTTATGAGGCTGGAAGCTACCAAATTCAGGCCAAGAGAGGTAGTAAAGCATGTACTCCAGACAGCTGCAGCATCATTACAGAAGATATTAACATTAGAAGGGCATATAACTGACGATGTTCCTGTGGAG GTCATTGGAGATGTTCTACGGATTCGTCAAATTCTCACCAACTTGATCAG TAATGCTATCAAGTTCACTCATGAAGGAAAGGTTGGGATAAAGCTTTATGTTGTAACCGATCCATGTGCTTGTAAGCAAGGAGACTCTcccaatattaaatataaagaaGAGCAAAGTGCTCCAGTAAAAGGAAGTCATGATCACAATATCCAATCAACGTCCAAGTGTAGATGCGATCAGAAAGACTTTGATGGACAGAAACAAGGGGAAGTTCCTTGCCAATGTCGTGCACACAATGACGAAACCAGGACCTCGTTAGAAAATGGAACTTCAACAAATGGAGATAGAGAGGAATACCTTCCTCATGAAACAACAGTGTGGATACGATGTGATGTACATGACACTGGGATTGGAATACCAG AAAAGGCTTTACCAACCTTGTTCAACAAATACATGCAAGCCGGTGCAGACACTGCTCGGAAGTATGGTGGGACAGGACTTGGTCTCGCTATATGCAAACAGCTG GTTGAACTAATGGGTGGGCAACTTACTGTCTCAAGCAAAGAGCATCAGGGATCTATCTTTACATTCATACTACCTTATAAAGTTTCAACCATGTACGATTGTTCAGATGATCCTGATGAACTTCAAGACATGATGGGGCATGATGCAGCAAATGATatgaatgatgatgatgcaaATTCTGGTTTCTTTAAGTTCCAGCCTAGAACTTTGGGACCTATATTTTCTGCTAGTGGCCCCGGCAGAAGTCAAACTTTAAGACCTAATGGTTTTGGGCTTGGTGCAATACATACACGTACTGCGTATCCCCAAGATTCTTCTTCGTTCCCCTCCGGTAACAACACGCCAAAGGAGATATGTTTAATAGAAGATGCATGTTCGGAGGTTGATGTTACTGAGACATCACCAGAGCCAGAAAGTTCTTTAATGTATAGTCCTGAGTGCAATAATAAAAATTCTATTGTTAATGAACAGATAAAACATGACGACGAAAATAGTCAACTTAAGATCTCTAGTATAAATACGTGCTCTTCCTCCCAAAGACGCAAAGGTGATCTTGATATGACAAAGATAAGTGATCCCCGGGAAATGTGTCAGATGCAAACGAAGTCAGAGAGGAGTTCTGAATGCACTTCCAATGACAGCAGAGACATTCCCAAAACAACATCAAAACCTAAAATCCTTCTCGTAGAAGATAGCAAAATTAATGTGATGGTTGCACGTTCGATGATGAAACAGCTGGGTCATGAAATAGTTGTTGTTAACAATGGAGTCGAAGCAGTGCGGGCAATTCATAGCAGTCACTTTGATATCGTTTTTATG GATTTGTACATGCCACTTATGGATGGCCTTGAGGCCACAAGACTGATCCGTTCCTTCGAAGAAACAGGCAACTGGGAAGCAGCAATTAAGGCAGGGGTGGAATTTGATGTTTCACATTCAAATTCAATTACGAATGGACAACAATCTTTGTCTTCCAGAAAGAGAATTCCTATCATTGCA ATGACAGCAAATGCATTATCAGAGAGTGCAGATGAGTGTTACGCAAATGGTATGGACTCATTTGTATCAAAACCTGTCACACTTAATAATCTAAGACAATGTTTTCAAGAATATTTACCACCGTCCTTGTAA